ACTGTTGCTTTACCAGCGGCGGTTCAACCTGCTGAGGAGGCTGGAAGGACCAGAACTGGCGATCAGATTTTGTGACCAGCGGATCCTGATCGAGATTAAAATCCTGGGGTTCATCGGTAACAACATTCAATCCCTGCGCGATCCAGTCTTTCACGGACGCTAATTCTTCCGCTGTCATCGGTTCGATACCGGCACGACTGATTTCTGCTTTGGGCGGGCAGTTTTTTTCCACGATGTATTTGACCAGCAGACTCTCATCCGGTTTGCCGGCGATGATGGCTGCGCCCGCGTTGCCTCCCTTCAGCATGTCGGCTTTGGTGCGCAGGTCGAGTCCCCCTTCCTGGTATTCAGGGCCGTGACACATTACGCAACGGCGATAAAGTATCGGCAGCACATCATGCTGGGATATCAGAGCCTTCGAACTGACTTGCGGTTTCTGTTGAAACTTCATCCCCTGCGTTATCCACTTGTGAATCAACTGCAGTTCTTTTTCAGAAAGTGGCTTTGAACCTTCGGGTGGCATCTGACCATCGTGCAGATATTCATAGAGCAGACTTTCATCCGGCTTGCCTGCAACTAAGCCGGCTCCCGATTCGCCTCCCTTGAGCAGCGCAGCGGGAGAGCTCACATCGAATTCTGCTTTGCGATTTTTAGTGTTGTGACATTTCAGACAGTGCGCCTGGAAAATCGGCAGGATCGTGTCTTCATAGATCAGGGGAGAAGATGAAGTGGAGGAGCTCGGTTTTTCTGCAGAGTCAGCCACCTGTGATCCCTGAAAAGAGAACAGCAGACAGTTCAGCAGCAGACAAAAATACTTACGCCGGGAAACGTCCATTGCTGTTGTTTCTCGCGATTGAGGAAGGAATCGTCAGGAGGCTGACAATCAGGTCTGATTGTCCAGTTACTCATGCAGGTAAGTATTCCGATCACGGAGAGCGGCCCGCATCCCGGAATAATGCCATTATAGCCGAATTTGCACTCAGAATGTCAAGCACTTAACGCCAGGTCTGGCAATTCGCTCCCAGGTTTCTGTGCTCCTGGCCTGATTGTTTTCCCGTTGTGAAGAATCGACGCAAAAGCGGCTTCTGCAGACAATCTTGTTGACTATCAAATTTCAGAGAATTACGATTAAAGTCAGTTGGTGGGGAGGGGAGACCCTCGATTTCAAGTTTTTTAAGGGAATCAGTTTGATGATCAGATCAAGACTCATGAAAGGCACCGTCAGTATCCTGGCGCTGATGCTGCTGTTGGCAGGCGATCCGCTGTTGCAGGCGGGCGTGACCAAAGAAGCAGCGAGCAAGTATCTCAAAGATGTGCAAAAAGGAAATCCCGATTTCAAGTCGGTTGGTAAAATCACATTTGGACCCGGCGGATTGCTGGTGGTGGCGGACCCTGCGAAAGCGACAATTACAGTGATCGATACTCATGATGCCGGACCGTTAAAGAAACTGGAACAAAAAGTTCCCAAAGTGGATGTGGCGGTCGCATCCAGCCTGGGTGTCGAGCCCGCACAGATTGACATCGCCGACATGGCCGTCAATTCGCAGAGCGGTAACGTGTATCTTGCCGTCAATCGCAAGACCGACGGACAGGCAGCGATTCTGATGATTGATGCCCAGGGTAAAGTGAAAAACTTTGACCTGTCGGAAGTCGACTATATTCAGGTTGCGCTGCCCGGAGGAAAAGATTCCAAAATCCGCAACATCACCGGCGTCGCTCTGGCCAGTGACCGACTATTGGCGGCGGCACAGTCGAACGAAGAGTTCGCTAACAAGATCTATTCGATTCCCCTGCCACTGACGCATGGAACCTCGGCTGATATTTACAGCGCAGAAACCTATCATGTCGCACACAAAAGATGGGAAACCAAAGCGCCGATTCAGTCGTTTGTACCTTACTCGAACAAAGGCAAAAACTACATCGTCGGTGCCTTTGCCTGCACACCCATCGCCAAGTTCCCCCTCGATGAACTGCAGTCCGGCAGCAAAGTCAAAGGGACCAGCGTAGTGGAACTGGGTTCCGGCAACCGACCACTGGACATGCTGACTTATGAAAGTGACGGCAAGGAATGGCTGTTGACCAATACGTTCCGCTTTCACTGGAAAAAGAGTATGTATGGCCCGAGTAAATGGTGGGGCGTGCGAGTGAATATGGATTACCTGGACGCGGAAGACATCAACGAAGAAGCGGCCCGCCGCGATGTGAAACAGAAAACCGGGCCGAATGGCATCGAAATTGTCGATCAACTGTCCGGCGCTGTGCATATTGACAAGCTGCAGAAGAAAGAAATCGTTGTGCTGCGTGATAACGACGGGCACCTCGATCTGGAAATTACTGAACTGCCATAGCGAGAGACCTCCTCCGGTTCACAGACTCTTTTCTGTTCAGGTTTGGGAATGGAAAAGAGTCTGTTTTTTTCGAGTCAACTGTTGATTGCTCCGGCACTGTATTTTTTGAAGGCATGACTCTCAGATGTTAAAATCATCATCTGCAACTGGCCGCTCATTCAGCCGGCGAATCCTGCAGTTTATAGTCTGTGTTCTCTTAATGGATATACTGGTTTGCGCCGCTGGTATGCCACAGGAAGAGCCATTTCATCTCGCGTTTGAAGCAGATGCGAAAGTTCCTCGATTGTGCCGCGTGGTGGTGACCGCAGAGAGTGTCCGATTCTGGGTATCTCTTATCGATGCGGACGAAGCGCAGTTCCAGCGGGTACTCTCACTAAAGCGGAAGTCGCAAAAAAACCAGAAGCTGCCTGCCATGCTGGGAAATTATCAACTGAAAGAGGATCGTCTGGAGTTCAAACCGGCGTTTCCGCTGGTACGAGGCAACCGCTACCAGGCGACCTTTGATCCCGCTGCATTAAAGCTGGTGACAAAAAAACCGGACCAACGCTTGCAGGCCACCTATGCACTTCCACTGCCCGACAGCAAGCCGCCGCGCGTACTGTCGATCTATCCTTCGGGTAATCAACTGCCCGCCAATCATCTGAAATTTTATATTCAATTCTCCGAGCCGATGCAGCAGGGAGATATCTTCGAACACTTTTCTCTGTTCAACAAAACACAGGGGCAGCTCGTACCCCGCCCGTTTCGTCACACGGAACTCTGGTCACGCAATGGCAAACAGCTGACGCTCTGGTTTCATCCGGGACGCCAGAAAACGGGAGTGAATCTGAATGTCGAACTGGGCGCGATTCTGAATGCCGGGCAGGATTATGAACTGCGAATCAGCCCGAAATGGGCCGCGCTGTCGGGACATCCGCTCGGAAAAGAAGCGAAAAAATCTTTCAAAGCGGTCGCCATGGATGAACACCAGCCAGACATCCACAAATGGAAATTGAATCACCCCACAGCGGGAACACGTGAGCCATTGATTTATGAATTCGATGAGCCCCTTGATTACGCGCTACTCTTCAGCCAGTTTGCTCTTAAAGACATCAACGCGAAGGCGGTTTCGGGAAAGATCGAGGTGGCGAAGAACGAAACCATCTGGCGATTCATCCCCGATTCACCGTGGCAGGCAGGCCGATATCAACTGGCGGTAGGGACGGTGATCGAAGATCTGGCGGGCAACAGTCTCGATCGTCCCTTTGCCATAGATCTTTCCCGACAACAGACGCCATCGAAGTTGGTTGATCGTTCTTATACTATTGTGTTTCCCATTGAATAATTCCAATCTCTTTTGTTTAAGGTTCACTGATGCTGCGCTCTCTGTTTTGTTTCCTGTTTTTCTGCTTGTGCTTACCTCTGAATTATGCAGCCGAAAAGACCAACATCGTGTTCATTCTGGCAGACGACCTGGGCTGGAAAGACCTGGGCTGTTATGGGGGCACACTCGCGGAGACGCCCCACCTGGATCAACTGGCGAAACAGGGGCTGCGATTCACGAATGCCTATTCTCCCGCACCGATCTGCAGTGCATCGCGGGCATCAATACTGACTGGACGCAGTCCTGCACGACTGCATTTTGAATTTGTCACCAAGCCGGCCGGAGTGGAACCGCCCGCACGTCAACTGCAGCCGCCCGCGTACACACGGGACCTGCCTTTGAAAGAAGTGACGATCGCGGAGATACTGCGACAGGCAGATTACCAGACCGGTTTCTTCGGAAAATGGCATGTCTGTGAGCATTACCAGCATTACCTGGGCTGGAGTCCGACGCATGGTCCACAGCAGCAGGGATTTGAGTCGGCGAAAGAGACGTTTGGCAGTCATCCGTATGCAAAGAAATTCGACTGGCAGCCCGGCGACTTCGCGGAGGGAGAATTTCCACCAGATGCGGTGACAGAACATGCGATTGATTTTCTGAAGCAGAAACGCGAGCAGCCTTTTTTTCTGTATCTGTCCTACTTCCATGTACATACGCCGGTCCGCGCGCCGACTGACTGGCTGGTAAAAAAATATCAGAAGCGCGCCGCTGCCGGCTCAGGTGATGAGATACTCCACACACATTATGGCGCGTTCATTGAAACACTGGACGCGTATGTGGGGCAGGTTCTGGCTGCATTGGATCAGCAGGGCTTACGCGAGTCAACGCTGGTCGTTTTCACATCAGATAACGGCGGACATCCTGAATACGCCGACAATGCGCCGCTGCGAGGCAGTAAATGGAATCTGTATGAAGCGGGCATCCGTGTGCCTCTGCTGGTGCGCTGGCCGCAGCATGTTGTGGCTGACTCTGTCTGTTCAATACCTGTGAGCGGCACTGATCTGTTTCCTACCTTTTGTGATGTGGCCCGCGTCGACTGCTCCAACCTGACGCTGGATGGCGAGAGTCTGCTTCCTCTGTTTCACGGGGCAACTGCTGCCTGGCCTGAACGGTCTTTAACGTGGCATTTCCCTTATTACCATCCGGAAAAAGGTTATTTGAACGCGAAGCCCGATATTGGCGTCAATGATACTGTTATCAGCAAAACAAAACCGGTGTCTGCCATTCGCAGAGGGGACTGGAAACTGCTGCAGTTTTATGAAACCGGTCAGAATGAACTGTATGACTTGAAAGAGGACCCGGCAGAGCAGCACGATCTCAGTAATGCTCATCCTGAGAAAGCAGCAAAACTGCAGGCAGAACTCAAGCAAAGTCTGAAAGCACAACAGGCGCGGATGCCTGTCGCTGCAAAAGCAAAGTGAAGTTGAGACAGCGAATTAACCAAGCTCAGCAATCGGAGCGGAAGGACCTTCAACCAGTGGTGTGGGACGTCCGCCCGGTTTGATCCAGTGGCCGTAGGGGTCGATGCCCAGTTTCTTGAAGACGGTGGCCCCCAGGTCTCCGGGGCCCAGTCGACGTTCAGCGATTTCACCGCCGCGACGATCGGTGGCACCAATGACCTGACCGCCGGGCACTCCTGCACCCGCTGCCAGCATCGACATGACGGGAGTCCAGTGTCCGCGGCCATCGGTTTTGGTAATGACGGGACCTCGACCGAATTCACCCAGGACGAGCACCAGCGTCGTATCGAGCAGACCTCGTTCATCGAGATCATTGATCAGTGTCGCAATGCCATGATCGAGAACCGGCAGCATTGGCTTGAGGCCTTTGTTGATGCCGCCCCATTTGACTTCGTCACCGTGATGATCCCAGTGCCCCCAGGCATCGCTCATCGTAATGAAAGTCACCCCCGCTTCGACGAGTCGGCGGGCCAACAGTGACTTCTGGCCGAAGGAATGTTTGCCGTACTTCTCGCGAACCTCTGCTGATTCCCGGTTCACATCAAAGGCTTTGGCGACATTTCCAGAGAGCACCATGTCGTACGCTTCCTGCACATATCGATCCTGCAGGGATAGTTCGGGCGAGAGCTCTGTATGTTTTCGCAGTCGATCAAACTGCTGACGTAATTCTTCGCGATCAGTCAGACGGGCAGTCTGCACTCCTGCAGGCATACCGAACTTTCCGGCTGACTTGACGCCGTCCAGGGGTTCATAACGATGACCGAGATGACCGGCACCATAGATGTCGGCGGCCATGCTGTCGGCTAATGCGACGAAGCCGGGCATGCCGGGCACATTGGGACCACGGAATTTCGCGGCAACGGAACCCATGGAAGGATAGCCGCCGCCATCCCGATTGTCGTTCGTACGACGTGATTTGGGATTGCAGGCCTGGAAAGTCGTCGGTGTATGGTTACTGGTTGATGCATCCATGGAACGGATAATGGCGAACTTGTCCATCATCGCAGCCTGCTCTGGCATATGCTCACAGATTTCAATGCCGCTGACGGAAGTCTGAATTGGATTGAAGGGACCACGGATTTCTTTCGGTGCCTGCGGTTTAAGATCCCACATATCCAGCTGACTGGGTCCACCAGACAACCAGATCATAATCACAGACTTGGCCTGAACCGGATGCGTGAGCTGAGCCTGTGGTGCGGCCAGCGCCTGTCTTTTGAGTAATTCCGGCATCGAGAGCCCGGCGAGACCGGCCATTCCCATCTGCAGAAACCAGCGACGGCTGCCGACGTGCACCAGATCAGAACCAGGAGCGAATGCGGAAAATCCGCTGCCGGACTGGTGATGTTGTCCGTGGGAACTTTTGAGTGGCTGGGACATCCGAATTCTCCCGTAGTGTAATCGAAGGTTCGATTATTTATTTAGGGTTACATAGAAATCAGCTTCTGAAATAAAAAGAAGCGTTTTTCTGTCGTATCCCCTGTGGTGAGCAGCTCAGGCAGGACTTTGAATTAGTATCAGCATACACGAATATGATCGGAAATTACAACGCGAAGTTCCCGGGAATTATTAAGATTCCTCAACAATGTGTCCATTTTTACAGCACCCCAGCGGAATAATTCCTGTAAAACCTGCCAACCGAACAATTCAGGGGGCCAGTTCCGCGTTAACTTAAGTCAGTTTCAGAACTTTGATGGCATTTTCACGATTAATTTTCGCGCGGACCTCAGCCGGCAGTTCCAGTTTTTCGAACAGTTCAAACTGAGGTACGTTCTGCCCTGGTGCGAGATAATCGGTACCGAACAGAATCCGATCCTGGCGACGGATTAAAAACTCCGTGCCGAACTCCAAATCACGGGAGATGGAATTCGCACCGGAACCTGCTGAGAGATCGCCATAAATATTGGGATAACGACTCATCAGATCATCGATGGCGCCTCCCGGTTTGACTTTGTCTTTCGGATAGCCCCCCAGTTCTTTGGGAGTGAGGCCACCGGAAATAGAAGCCCACCAGCCGGGACCATGGCCGATGAAATTCAGTTCGGGAAATGTTTTGAGGGCGTTTTCCAGGCGCTTCAGTCCGGGGACATCTTTGCCGCGAATGGTATCGATATGAAACAGCAGCGGGA
The sequence above is a segment of the Gimesia algae genome. Coding sequences within it:
- a CDS encoding sulfatase, translating into MLRSLFCFLFFCLCLPLNYAAEKTNIVFILADDLGWKDLGCYGGTLAETPHLDQLAKQGLRFTNAYSPAPICSASRASILTGRSPARLHFEFVTKPAGVEPPARQLQPPAYTRDLPLKEVTIAEILRQADYQTGFFGKWHVCEHYQHYLGWSPTHGPQQQGFESAKETFGSHPYAKKFDWQPGDFAEGEFPPDAVTEHAIDFLKQKREQPFFLYLSYFHVHTPVRAPTDWLVKKYQKRAAAGSGDEILHTHYGAFIETLDAYVGQVLAALDQQGLRESTLVVFTSDNGGHPEYADNAPLRGSKWNLYEAGIRVPLLVRWPQHVVADSVCSIPVSGTDLFPTFCDVARVDCSNLTLDGESLLPLFHGATAAWPERSLTWHFPYYHPEKGYLNAKPDIGVNDTVISKTKPVSAIRRGDWKLLQFYETGQNELYDLKEDPAEQHDLSNAHPEKAAKLQAELKQSLKAQQARMPVAAKAK
- a CDS encoding Ig-like domain-containing protein, whose amino-acid sequence is MDILVCAAGMPQEEPFHLAFEADAKVPRLCRVVVTAESVRFWVSLIDADEAQFQRVLSLKRKSQKNQKLPAMLGNYQLKEDRLEFKPAFPLVRGNRYQATFDPAALKLVTKKPDQRLQATYALPLPDSKPPRVLSIYPSGNQLPANHLKFYIQFSEPMQQGDIFEHFSLFNKTQGQLVPRPFRHTELWSRNGKQLTLWFHPGRQKTGVNLNVELGAILNAGQDYELRISPKWAALSGHPLGKEAKKSFKAVAMDEHQPDIHKWKLNHPTAGTREPLIYEFDEPLDYALLFSQFALKDINAKAVSGKIEVAKNETIWRFIPDSPWQAGRYQLAVGTVIEDLAGNSLDRPFAIDLSRQQTPSKLVDRSYTIVFPIE
- a CDS encoding DUF1501 domain-containing protein, coding for MSQPLKSSHGQHHQSGSGFSAFAPGSDLVHVGSRRWFLQMGMAGLAGLSMPELLKRQALAAPQAQLTHPVQAKSVIMIWLSGGPSQLDMWDLKPQAPKEIRGPFNPIQTSVSGIEICEHMPEQAAMMDKFAIIRSMDASTSNHTPTTFQACNPKSRRTNDNRDGGGYPSMGSVAAKFRGPNVPGMPGFVALADSMAADIYGAGHLGHRYEPLDGVKSAGKFGMPAGVQTARLTDREELRQQFDRLRKHTELSPELSLQDRYVQEAYDMVLSGNVAKAFDVNRESAEVREKYGKHSFGQKSLLARRLVEAGVTFITMSDAWGHWDHHGDEVKWGGINKGLKPMLPVLDHGIATLINDLDERGLLDTTLVLVLGEFGRGPVITKTDGRGHWTPVMSMLAAGAGVPGGQVIGATDRRGGEIAERRLGPGDLGATVFKKLGIDPYGHWIKPGGRPTPLVEGPSAPIAELG